Proteins from a single region of Corallococcus silvisoli:
- a CDS encoding helix-turn-helix transcriptional regulator, with translation MNLTAREQALLLELTQALSSSLDLTEVLAHAQGAIAQLLPCDYAALCVSRPERPGEYEWMGLGAPGILFAHYPELAAVDFVRESVMKQPNVPLRDSDMLSRKELKRSLLYLRCRELGLPLEHVMAVLLDLRQDWHAGFTVYRQHALPFSAREQALLDDLTPYLVNTVRNCRLFGNEARRGDLLDALFRHQGAECVVMDPPEREKLRTPGATELLKRWYPALEANDAELPVELREHLRRLRGDPTTRKTLGMDTWMRSGEKHDLKVTFVELPEQHGSRPWVVVLQECSRAIPMPDLWRLKLSKREAEVVQGVLSNWTNETIAEDLGLTLNTVKTHLRNIFPKLGMESRTDLLYHAAWRQKPG, from the coding sequence TTGAACCTGACCGCGCGCGAACAAGCGCTCCTGCTCGAGCTGACCCAGGCCCTCTCCAGTTCGCTGGACCTGACGGAGGTCCTGGCGCACGCGCAGGGCGCCATCGCGCAGCTGTTGCCCTGCGACTACGCGGCCCTCTGCGTGTCGAGGCCGGAGCGCCCGGGTGAATACGAATGGATGGGCCTGGGCGCCCCCGGAATCCTCTTCGCGCACTACCCGGAGCTGGCCGCCGTGGACTTCGTGCGGGAGTCGGTGATGAAGCAGCCGAACGTGCCGCTCCGGGACTCGGACATGCTGTCGCGCAAGGAGTTGAAGCGCAGCCTGTTGTACCTGCGGTGCCGGGAGCTGGGGCTGCCGTTGGAGCACGTGATGGCGGTGCTCCTGGACCTGCGGCAGGACTGGCACGCGGGCTTCACGGTGTACCGGCAGCACGCCCTGCCCTTCTCCGCGCGGGAGCAGGCCCTCCTGGATGACCTGACGCCCTACCTGGTGAACACGGTGCGCAACTGCCGGCTGTTCGGGAACGAAGCGCGGCGCGGCGACCTGCTGGACGCGCTCTTCCGTCACCAGGGGGCCGAGTGCGTCGTGATGGATCCCCCGGAGCGGGAGAAGCTGCGGACACCGGGCGCGACGGAGCTACTCAAGCGCTGGTATCCCGCCCTGGAGGCGAACGACGCGGAACTGCCCGTGGAGCTGCGCGAGCACCTGCGCCGGCTGCGCGGCGACCCCACGACGCGCAAGACGCTGGGCATGGACACGTGGATGCGCTCGGGGGAGAAGCACGACCTGAAGGTGACGTTCGTGGAGTTGCCCGAGCAGCACGGCAGCCGCCCCTGGGTGGTGGTGTTGCAGGAGTGCTCGCGCGCCATCCCGATGCCGGACCTCTGGCGCTTGAAGCTCTCCAAGCGGGAGGCCGAGGTGGTCCAGGGGGTCCTCAGCAATTGGACGAACGAGACCATCGCCGAGGACCTGGGCCTGACGCTCAACACGGTGAAGACGCACCTGCGCAACATCTTCCCCAAGCTGGGAATGGAGAGCCGCACGGACCTGCTCTACCACGCGGCCTGGAGGCAGAAGCCGGGGTAG
- a CDS encoding alpha/beta fold hydrolase: protein MRERVCSFGPEQSLVGILTEPEPTKVLPGAPVVVLSNVGLNHHVGPYRLWVELARQLAGRGVTTLRFDLSGLGDSPPRREGGADEFQRAREETRAALDYLEQKKGHQRFALIGLCSGVDSAHAVTVEDPRVTGAAFIDGYTYRTLGYHLRFHLRYLSPRRWTRFLRKRKLPSRLREAGEADEVYTREYPERARLTDDYQRLLDRGVSLCFVFSGGMGLSYNYERQFFEMLSPLKLEGRVTYAFYPRADHLFSVPEDRAELLRKLTAWAVGSVPPRALTG from the coding sequence ATGCGCGAGCGCGTCTGTTCCTTCGGCCCCGAGCAGAGCCTCGTGGGCATCCTCACGGAGCCGGAGCCCACGAAGGTGCTGCCGGGGGCGCCCGTGGTGGTGCTCTCCAACGTGGGCCTCAACCACCACGTGGGGCCGTACCGGCTGTGGGTGGAGCTGGCGCGACAGCTGGCGGGACGCGGCGTCACCACGCTGCGCTTCGACCTGTCCGGCCTGGGCGACAGCCCCCCCCGCCGCGAGGGCGGCGCGGACGAGTTCCAGCGGGCGCGGGAGGAGACGCGCGCGGCGCTCGACTACCTGGAGCAGAAGAAGGGCCACCAGCGCTTCGCGCTCATCGGCCTGTGCTCTGGCGTGGACAGCGCGCACGCGGTGACGGTGGAGGATCCGCGCGTGACGGGCGCGGCCTTCATCGACGGGTACACATACCGCACGCTGGGCTACCACCTGCGCTTCCACCTGCGCTACCTGAGCCCCCGCCGCTGGACCCGCTTCCTGCGCAAGCGGAAGCTGCCCTCCAGGCTGCGCGAGGCCGGTGAGGCGGACGAGGTCTACACGCGCGAGTACCCCGAGCGCGCGCGGCTGACGGACGACTACCAGCGCCTGTTGGACCGCGGCGTCAGCCTGTGCTTCGTGTTCTCCGGAGGCATGGGGCTCTCCTACAACTACGAGCGCCAGTTCTTCGAGATGCTCTCGCCGCTGAAGCTGGAGGGCCGCGTCACCTACGCCTTCTATCCGCGCGCGGACCACCTCTTCTCCGTGCCGGAGGACCGCGCGGAGCTGCTGCGCAAGCTGACCGCGTGGGCCGTGGGCAGCGTCCCCCCTCGGGCGCTGACGGGCTGA
- the hrpA gene encoding ATP-dependent RNA helicase HrpA, giving the protein MSGDSPVPTSGGLPTLHFPPELPISSRVEDITAAITSHQVVIVAGATGSGKTTQLPKILLAMGRGRPRQIGVTQPRRIAATSVAARVARELGTELGTDVGYQIRFEDRSSRRTAVKFMTDGVLLAQIHSDPLLSRYDTIVLDEAHERSLTIDFLLGWLKRILPRRPDLKVVVSSATIETERFSQFFGGAPVIQVEGRTFPVDVLYEPPPEDAELADAVADSVANVLSLDPDGDVLVFLPGEREIREAENALNARELRGTVVQPLYSRLSASEQSRVFATIPQRRVILSTNVAETSVTIPGIVYVVDTGVARLSRYEPRSGTTRLHIEPVSQASADQRKGRCGRVREGICVRLYDEVSFTTRPAFTDPEIKRTGLAGVILRMKSLGLGDVEDFPFLDPPQPKAIAEGWRVLEELGAIQGKERALTPLGHQLARFPVDPRIARMILAGAEYGCLDEVLIIAAALNLQDPRERPRELAQKADALHARFRDEHSDFTGLLKLWAFVREAEGRGTSHLRRVCRDNFLSFLRVREWRDVQRQLEETVRELRLSRKGRGAPARGDVLHQALLTGLLSRIGQWNPEQRHYTGAKQTRFMVHPSSALAKKPPAWGMAFELVETSQLFARTVAKLDPEWLAAAAPHLLKRSFSEPHWSEKSARAVVKENATLFGLQVFKERPVALASMDPARARLMFLEHALVRGEYRTRGAFQEENREVLERVARLRDKARRSELLDSEALLTFFDQRLPADVTDGASFEAWRRKAEAADPDVLVLSMEDALSHDPGLSPAHYPDAITLHGASVPVTYTFDPAAEDDGITLSVPLLLLAQLAPGELDWTIPGWQREKLTALLEQIPRAQRKQLGPVPALVDRLEKELVPFRGPLIPALARAVSRLCGVDVPEESFRTDVVAPYLRITLRVLDERGKELARSRDADALLEQHGGRARAVLRSVAPASDWERKGLTAWTFGELPPVVARRVGGLELRSHPALVDRGAAVDLVLLETSAAADAATRTGVRRLLMIAARGHVAVSAARMPPPFPSLDGAPPARGQADSFRALVLARSVDDAFKLAPGAPLPRTKAAFEALVQEGSPRIEQVARDWANAVVATSMELSETLAALKAASKGPSGAAAVRDIRSQLGQLFPEKLIEWIPLVRLLSYSRYLRAARARLSRAVANPSKDAGKAAPFTPLWEAFLARCATARDQEAAQELRWAFEELRVAIFAPEVTTPVSVTVAKVGAALAALR; this is encoded by the coding sequence ATGTCCGGCGACTCACCCGTTCCCACCTCCGGCGGCTTGCCCACCCTGCACTTCCCCCCCGAGCTCCCCATCTCGAGCCGGGTGGAGGACATCACCGCGGCCATCACCTCCCATCAGGTGGTCATTGTCGCGGGCGCCACCGGCTCCGGGAAGACGACGCAGCTTCCGAAAATCCTGCTCGCCATGGGGCGCGGCCGCCCGCGCCAGATTGGCGTCACCCAGCCCCGGCGCATCGCCGCGACGAGCGTGGCGGCGCGTGTGGCACGCGAGCTCGGCACGGAGCTGGGCACGGACGTCGGCTACCAGATTCGCTTCGAGGACCGCTCGTCACGGCGGACGGCCGTGAAGTTCATGACCGACGGGGTCCTGCTCGCGCAGATTCACAGCGACCCGCTCCTGAGCCGCTACGACACGATCGTGCTCGACGAGGCCCACGAGCGCAGCCTCACCATCGACTTCCTGCTCGGGTGGCTCAAGCGCATCCTCCCCAGGCGCCCCGACCTCAAGGTCGTGGTGAGCTCGGCCACCATCGAGACCGAGCGCTTCTCGCAGTTCTTCGGAGGGGCTCCGGTCATCCAGGTGGAGGGCCGTACCTTCCCGGTGGACGTGCTCTACGAGCCGCCTCCCGAGGACGCGGAGCTCGCCGACGCCGTCGCCGATTCGGTGGCGAACGTGCTCTCGCTCGACCCGGACGGGGACGTCCTCGTGTTCCTCCCCGGGGAGCGCGAGATCCGCGAGGCCGAGAACGCGCTGAACGCGCGCGAACTGCGCGGCACGGTGGTGCAACCCCTGTATTCGCGCCTGTCGGCCTCCGAGCAGTCGCGCGTCTTCGCCACCATCCCTCAGCGCCGGGTCATCCTCTCCACCAACGTCGCGGAGACGTCCGTCACCATCCCGGGGATCGTGTACGTCGTGGACACGGGGGTGGCGCGCCTGTCTCGCTACGAGCCACGCTCGGGCACCACGCGCCTGCACATCGAGCCGGTCTCCCAGGCCAGCGCCGACCAGCGCAAGGGGCGCTGTGGCCGCGTGCGCGAGGGGATCTGCGTGCGCCTCTACGACGAGGTGAGCTTCACCACGCGGCCCGCCTTCACCGACCCGGAGATCAAGCGCACCGGGCTCGCGGGGGTCATCCTGCGGATGAAGTCCCTCGGCCTCGGTGACGTCGAGGACTTCCCCTTCCTCGACCCGCCCCAGCCGAAGGCCATCGCCGAGGGCTGGCGGGTGCTCGAGGAGCTCGGGGCCATCCAGGGCAAGGAGCGCGCCTTGACGCCGCTCGGCCACCAGCTCGCGCGCTTCCCGGTGGACCCGCGCATCGCGCGGATGATCCTCGCCGGCGCCGAGTACGGGTGCCTGGACGAGGTGCTCATCATCGCCGCGGCGCTCAACCTTCAGGACCCGCGCGAGCGGCCTAGGGAGCTCGCGCAGAAGGCGGACGCGCTGCACGCGCGCTTTCGTGACGAGCACTCGGACTTCACGGGGCTCCTCAAGCTGTGGGCGTTCGTGCGCGAGGCCGAGGGCCGGGGGACGTCCCATCTGCGGCGCGTGTGCCGGGACAACTTCCTGTCCTTCCTGCGGGTGCGCGAGTGGCGGGACGTCCAGCGCCAGCTCGAGGAGACCGTCCGCGAGCTGCGCCTGTCGCGCAAGGGCCGGGGCGCCCCGGCGCGCGGGGACGTCCTGCACCAGGCGCTGCTCACCGGGCTGCTGTCCCGCATCGGCCAGTGGAATCCGGAGCAGCGCCACTACACGGGCGCGAAGCAGACGCGCTTCATGGTTCACCCCTCGTCGGCGCTCGCGAAAAAGCCCCCCGCCTGGGGGATGGCGTTCGAGCTCGTGGAGACGTCCCAGTTGTTCGCGCGCACCGTGGCGAAGCTCGACCCGGAGTGGCTCGCGGCGGCGGCCCCCCACCTGCTCAAGCGCAGCTTCTCCGAACCGCACTGGTCGGAGAAGTCCGCGCGCGCCGTCGTGAAGGAGAACGCGACCCTCTTCGGGCTTCAGGTCTTCAAGGAGCGCCCGGTGGCCCTGGCCAGCATGGACCCCGCCCGGGCGCGGCTGATGTTCCTGGAGCACGCCCTGGTGCGCGGCGAGTACCGCACCCGGGGGGCGTTCCAGGAGGAGAACCGCGAGGTGCTCGAGCGCGTGGCGCGCCTGCGGGACAAGGCCCGACGCAGCGAGCTGCTCGACAGCGAGGCGCTGCTGACGTTCTTCGACCAGCGCCTCCCGGCGGACGTGACGGACGGAGCGAGCTTCGAGGCCTGGCGCCGCAAGGCCGAGGCGGCCGACCCCGACGTGCTCGTCCTCTCGATGGAGGATGCCCTCTCGCACGACCCGGGCCTGTCCCCGGCGCACTACCCGGATGCCATCACCCTGCACGGCGCGTCCGTGCCGGTGACGTACACCTTCGACCCCGCGGCCGAGGACGACGGCATCACCCTGAGCGTGCCGCTGCTGCTGCTCGCCCAGCTGGCCCCGGGGGAGCTCGACTGGACCATCCCCGGGTGGCAGCGGGAGAAGCTCACCGCCCTGCTCGAGCAGATCCCCCGCGCCCAGCGCAAGCAGCTGGGGCCGGTGCCGGCCCTGGTCGACCGTCTCGAGAAGGAGCTGGTGCCCTTCCGCGGGCCGCTGATTCCAGCGCTCGCGCGCGCGGTGTCCCGGCTGTGCGGCGTGGACGTGCCCGAGGAGTCCTTCCGGACGGATGTCGTGGCGCCGTACCTGCGCATCACGCTCCGGGTGCTCGACGAGCGGGGGAAGGAGCTCGCGCGGAGCCGCGACGCCGACGCGCTGCTCGAGCAGCACGGGGGACGTGCACGGGCGGTGCTGCGCAGCGTGGCACCGGCTTCGGACTGGGAGCGAAAGGGGCTGACCGCCTGGACCTTCGGCGAGCTGCCCCCCGTGGTCGCCCGGCGGGTCGGCGGGCTCGAGCTCCGCAGCCACCCCGCGCTCGTCGATCGGGGCGCCGCCGTGGACCTGGTGCTGCTCGAGACCTCGGCCGCCGCCGACGCGGCCACGCGCACGGGGGTCCGTCGGTTGCTGATGATCGCCGCGCGCGGGCATGTGGCCGTCAGCGCCGCGCGCATGCCGCCGCCCTTCCCATCCCTGGACGGCGCGCCGCCCGCACGAGGTCAGGCCGACAGCTTCCGGGCGCTCGTCCTCGCACGCAGCGTCGATGATGCGTTCAAGCTCGCACCGGGCGCGCCGCTGCCCCGCACGAAGGCGGCCTTCGAGGCGCTGGTCCAAGAGGGCTCGCCGCGCATCGAGCAGGTGGCCCGGGACTGGGCGAACGCCGTCGTCGCCACCTCCATGGAGCTCTCCGAGACGCTCGCCGCGCTCAAGGCCGCATCCAAGGGGCCGAGCGGCGCGGCGGCCGTGCGGGACATCCGCTCACAGCTCGGGCAGCTGTTCCCCGAGAAGCTCATCGAGTGGATCCCCCTCGTGCGCCTGCTGAGCTACTCGCGCTACCTCCGCGCGGCCCGAGCACGGCTGTCGCGTGCGGTGGCGAACCCCAGCAAGGACGCGGGGAAGGCCGCGCCCTTCACCCCCCTATGGGAGGCCTTCCTCGCCAGGTGCGCCACCGCCCGTGACCAGGAGGCGGCGCAGGAGCTGCGGTGGGCTTTCGAGGAGCTCCGCGTGGCCATCTTCGCTCCGGAGGTGACGACGCCCGTGTCGGTGACGGTGGCGAAGGTCGGCGCGGCCCTCGCGGCCCTGCGCTAG
- a CDS encoding alpha/beta fold hydrolase translates to MTPCFFGTSERQLFGVHHPAQGSERSTGVVLCYPAAQEYMLTHWAFRKLAGMLTREGFHVFRFDYYGTGDSAGEMQEGRLATWAQDIRQAATELQDVTGVQRVALVGLRMGATLAVRAALEGLSTAALVLWEPVVKGDAYLRELELLQARRAARTLFPQPDSPLEMREELLGFAFPRPLRDDVLAVDLAALSAWPTTRTHLVAAAPKPEYQRLQARLEATGLPFQHHLVPEEGTGGQESALLSNRILQTITSLLKEVA, encoded by the coding sequence GTGACGCCTTGCTTCTTCGGCACCTCCGAAAGACAGCTCTTCGGAGTCCACCACCCCGCGCAGGGCTCCGAGCGCTCCACCGGGGTGGTCCTCTGCTATCCGGCCGCCCAGGAGTACATGCTGACGCACTGGGCCTTCCGGAAGCTGGCGGGCATGCTCACGCGCGAGGGGTTCCACGTCTTCCGCTTCGACTACTACGGCACGGGAGACTCCGCCGGAGAGATGCAAGAGGGCCGACTGGCCACCTGGGCGCAGGACATCCGCCAGGCCGCCACGGAGTTGCAGGACGTGACGGGCGTGCAGCGCGTGGCGCTCGTGGGCCTGCGGATGGGCGCGACGCTCGCGGTGCGTGCCGCACTGGAGGGACTGTCCACCGCCGCGCTCGTCCTCTGGGAGCCGGTGGTGAAGGGGGATGCGTACCTGCGGGAGCTGGAGCTGCTCCAGGCGCGCCGCGCCGCCCGCACCCTCTTCCCGCAGCCCGACAGCCCGCTGGAGATGCGCGAGGAGTTGCTGGGCTTCGCCTTTCCCCGCCCCCTGCGCGACGACGTCCTCGCGGTGGACCTGGCCGCGCTGTCCGCGTGGCCCACGACGCGCACGCACCTGGTGGCCGCCGCGCCCAAGCCTGAATATCAGCGCCTCCAGGCGCGCCTGGAGGCGACGGGCCTGCCCTTCCAGCACCACCTGGTGCCGGAGGAAGGCACGGGAGGCCAGGAGTCCGCGCTCCTGTCCAACCGCATCCTCCAGACCATCACCTCGCTCCTGAAGGAGGTCGCGTGA
- a CDS encoding iron-containing redox enzyme family protein gives MCKQPRNEQTTKTDWMDSLRHEARMLVRELDTAPGARRLFEGRIHQDDYVYYLVQTYQYVRWSTEFLTESGERMKREGQNTALADLLLQKSAEEEGHERWLLADLKNLGWTQERVERAPICPAVSAYVEWNRFTTRSGTPTAFLGTAYVLEYLSVNRAPDSVDRLIADSGIANIHKAVTFLRGHGNADGDHVAELESVLRTLTSPEEQAALLMSARMTRAVFPHFFRDR, from the coding sequence ATGTGCAAGCAGCCCCGGAATGAGCAGACGACGAAGACGGACTGGATGGACTCCCTGCGGCACGAGGCGCGGATGCTCGTGCGGGAGCTGGACACGGCGCCCGGCGCCCGGCGCCTCTTCGAGGGTCGCATCCACCAAGACGACTACGTGTACTACCTGGTGCAGACGTACCAGTACGTGCGCTGGAGCACGGAGTTCCTGACGGAGTCCGGCGAGCGCATGAAGCGCGAGGGCCAGAACACCGCGCTCGCGGACCTGCTGCTCCAGAAGTCCGCCGAGGAGGAGGGCCACGAGCGCTGGCTCCTGGCGGACCTGAAGAACCTGGGCTGGACGCAGGAGCGCGTGGAGCGGGCGCCCATCTGCCCCGCGGTCAGCGCCTACGTGGAATGGAACCGCTTCACCACGCGGTCGGGCACGCCCACCGCGTTCCTCGGGACGGCCTACGTGCTGGAGTACCTCTCCGTGAACCGCGCGCCGGACTCCGTGGACCGGCTGATCGCGGACAGCGGCATCGCCAACATCCACAAGGCCGTCACCTTCCTGCGCGGCCACGGCAACGCGGACGGCGACCACGTGGCCGAGCTGGAGTCGGTGCTGCGCACGCTCACGTCTCCGGAGGAGCAGGCCGCGCTGCTGATGTCCGCCCGCATGACGCGCGCCGTGTTCCCGCACTTCTTCCGGGACCGCTGA
- a CDS encoding GNAT family N-acetyltransferase: MSSLSCRVATAQRDLDDALRVRYQVFGEELRMLGPKRPRAPREADCFDTLRTTAHVVVYADAEPVATTRLLTPNAEVATFADTLVGLDIEKKLDLTELAAPGRVFAETTRYCVTRRYRNSAVLRLQAGLYRESRRRGVTHWIAAANMETDCQEEAALYFQAAERRGWVSDRFRARTREFPAPPREPLAARLTAEQRAHARRGQLDTLRMPPVLSLFADKMGARFIGPPHFDPTFNRFTVPLVAALDEIPQKTLNLFDAMDADAA; encoded by the coding sequence ATGTCCTCACTGAGTTGCCGTGTCGCAACAGCCCAACGCGACCTGGATGACGCGCTCCGCGTTCGTTATCAGGTCTTCGGAGAAGAGCTGCGGATGCTGGGGCCCAAGCGCCCCCGCGCGCCGCGCGAGGCCGACTGCTTCGACACCCTGCGGACCACCGCGCACGTCGTCGTCTACGCGGACGCCGAGCCCGTGGCCACCACCCGCCTGCTGACGCCCAACGCGGAGGTGGCCACCTTCGCGGACACGCTCGTGGGGTTGGACATCGAGAAGAAGCTGGACCTCACGGAGCTCGCCGCGCCGGGCCGCGTGTTCGCGGAGACGACGCGCTACTGCGTCACCCGGCGCTACCGCAACTCCGCGGTGCTGCGCCTCCAGGCGGGCCTCTACCGCGAGAGCCGCCGCCGAGGCGTCACGCATTGGATCGCCGCCGCCAACATGGAGACGGACTGTCAGGAGGAGGCGGCCCTCTACTTTCAAGCCGCCGAGCGTCGGGGCTGGGTGAGCGACCGCTTCCGGGCGCGCACCCGCGAGTTTCCGGCGCCTCCGCGGGAACCCCTCGCGGCCCGCCTCACCGCGGAGCAGCGGGCCCACGCCCGCCGGGGGCAGCTGGACACTCTGCGCATGCCCCCCGTGCTGTCGCTGTTCGCGGACAAGATGGGCGCGCGCTTCATTGGCCCGCCGCACTTCGATCCCACCTTCAACCGCTTCACGGTGCCGCTCGTCGCGGCGCTGGATGAGATTCCCCAGAAGACGCTGAACCTCTTCGACGCGATGGACGCCGACGCCGCCTGA